TCCTCGCCCACCCCGAGTGCGACATCGGCCTCGTGGGCTACGAGATGGCTCTTCTGGTCGACCGCACGGGCGGGGTGCTCACCCCCGACCTCCGCGCCGAGCTTCAGGGAAGTCTGCTGCATTGACCGCCGCACCCGATACCGCCCATTCATCCAGATAGCGCGCCTCGCGCCGTCACCGTCAGGTCGCCCGATCGGCCCCCACCGGCCCGTTCCGACGGCACGTCGACCACCTGCTGTCCCGCCCGGAGGACTCATGACCCCGCCAACCGCCTCTCACGATCCGTACGGTGCTCAAAGCGACTACGGCTTCGAGGGTGACCAGCCGCTGGTGCGTCCGTACGCCATGACCGGCGGCCGGACCCGGCCCCGCTACCAGCTCGCCATCGAGGCGCTGGTCAGCACCACGGCCGACCCCGCGCTGCTCGCCGGGCTGCTCCCCGAGCACCAGCGGATCTGCCATCTGTGCCGTGAGGTCAAGTCGGTGGCGGAGGTGTCGGCGCTGCTGTCGATGCCGCTCGGCGTGGCCCGCATCCTCGTCGCCGACCTGGCGGAGGCGGGCATGGTGGCGATCCACCAGCCGGGCAACGGAGATGCCGGCGGCACGCCGGATGTGACACTGCTCGAAAGGGTGCTCAGTGGACTTCGGAAGCTCTAGCGGCGACGCCGGAGGGCAGAGCCGGTCGACGACCAGCGCGAAAATCGTGGTGGCGGGCGGCTTCGGCGTGGGCAAGACCACGTTCGTCGGCGCCGTCTCGGAGATCAACCCGCTGCGCACCGAGGCCGTCATGACATCGGCCTCCGCCGGCATCGACGACCTCACCCACACCGGAGACAAGACCACCACCACCGTGGCCATGGACTTCGGACGCATCACCCTCGACCAGGACCTCATCCTCTACCTCTTCGGCACCCCCGGACAGGACCGCTTCTGGTTCATGTGGGACGACCTCGTCCGCGGCGCCATCGGCGCCGTCGTCCTCGTCGACACCCGCCGCCTCGCCGACTGCTTCCCCGCCGTCGACTACTTCGAAAACAGCGGCCTCCCCTTCGTCATCGCCCTCAACGGCTTCGACGGACACCAGCCCTACAGCCCCGAAGAAGTCCGCGAAGCCCTCCAGATCGGCCCCGACACCCCCATCATCACCACCGACGCACGCCACCGCGCCGACGCCAAAAGCGCCCTCATCACCCTCGTCGAACACGCCCTCATGGCCCGGCTCAAGTAGACATGGGTATACGGAAGTTGTCGTAGTGGCCCAGAAGCCACCGATGGGCGGACTGTGTCCTTTGACACGGTCCGCCCCCGTGTTCATAACATTTCGACAGAGAATTACCCGGGATCGACCACCCGGCGCATCCACTCGGTGCCGCTGTGCTCACATACCCCTTGCCTTTTGAAGCATCTCGCTCTTTATGCCCGTTTTATCTGGCGGCGTGATCACTCGGAATGGCTGGTTCCAACTGTTTGGAGCCCACCCGCTCCACATGCTGAAATTCGACGGACTTCTGAGTAGTACGGCTCTGAACAGAACAACGGCACATCAACCCGGTGCCGGCGCCGAGAGGTTTTGGTCGAGTGAGGCGAAGCAAGAACAGCTCCGCGGAGCAACAGGCGCGGGGCAACTTCACCCCGCCCCAGCGCGCGGTCGCTGAGCCCGTCGACGTGCCCGCGGCCGATCCTCCCGCCGCCTCCGGCGGCCTCGCCGCCCGGCTCGCCCCGCGCAACTGGCGGGTGCCCACCCGGCTGAACGCGATCCTCCTCCTCCCCGTCCTGGTCGGACTGGTGATGGGCGGGCTCCAGGTGAAGTCGTCCATCGACACCTGGGGCGAGGCCCAGGACGCCGAGCGGACCGCGCGCGTGGTGCGCGCCGCCGCCCAGTACGGCGCCGCCCTCCTCAACGAGCGCGACCTCACCGCGCGACCGCTCCTCACCGCCACCACACCCGAGGAACGCCGCTCGGACGAGGTGAAGCGGGCCTACGCGGCGACGGACGCCGCGAAAGCCGCGTTCGACAGGACCGTCAAGGACATGCCGTCCGGACAGGGGCTCGAGCGGCGGCTGACGCTTTTCCGCAGTGAGGAGCCGCGGCTCAAGGAGCTGCGCGAGGCCGCCTACACCACCAGCCTCGACCCGGTCCGCACCGAAGAGGGCTATGTCCAGGTGCAGCACTCCCTCATGGAGTTCGGGAACGAGCTGGGGCTCGGCACCGGAAATGTGACGAGTTACGGGCGCATGGTCTACGCCATTCAGCTCGCCAAGGCCGCCGAATCCCTTCAGCGTTCCATTGGTATGCACCTGCTGGTGCGTCCGAGTGACAAGCCGGACGTCTTCCAGAAGCAGACCATCGCCTTCAATTCCTACAACTACCTGGAACAGATCGCGATCGCCGAGTTCGCCTCCGGCGGCACCCAGGCGGATGTGGACCGGCTCCAGTCGGTCATGAACGTGCGGGCCGCCGAGGACGAGAAGAAGCTCCAGGAGACCGGGGCGAACCCGCCCAAGGAGAACGAGTCCGTCTTCACCGGCATGGCCCGCCGCATCGGCACCGGCACCGCGCCGAAGGACCTGGCCAAGCAGGACATCACCCCCGAGACCTGGATGGCGGTGGCCACCAACAGGTTCGAGGGGTACCGGCAGGTCGAGCAGGAGCTGATGGACGGGGCCGTGCGGGAGGCGTCCGCCATCGCGTCCGACGCCCGCCGGGACGCCTTCGTCAACGGCGCGATCACCGTGGTCGCCCTGCTGGTGGCCTTTGTTCTGGGCGGGGCCGCGGCCCGTCAGATGAGCCGCTCGATGCAGCGGCTGCGCACCGCCGCCTTCGGTGTCGCCGAGCAGCGGCTGCCGATGCTGGTCGACCAGCTCTCCCGGACCGAGCCCGGCCGGGTCGACACCCGGGTGGAACCGATCCCGATCGACAGCCGGGACGAGATCGGCGAGGTCGCCCGCGCCTTCGACCAGGTCCACCGGGAGGCCGTCCGGCTCGCCGCCGAGCAGGCGATGCTGCGGGGCAACGTCAACGCGATCTTCACCAATCTCTCCCGGCGCAACCAGTCGCTGATCGAGGGCCAGCTCACGCTGATCACCGAGCTGGAGAACAGCGAGGCCGACCCGGACCAGCTCGCCTCCCTCTTCCGGCTGGACCACCTCGCCACCCGGATGCGCCGCAACGGCGAGAACCTGCTCATCCTCGCGGGTGAGGACCCCGGCAGCCGCTGGGACCAGCCCATCCCGCTGGTGGACGTGCTCCGCGCGGCCTCCTCCGAGGTGGAGTCGTACGAGCGGATCGAGCTGTCCGGCGTCCCCGAGACCGATATCCACGGCCGCGCGGTCACCGACCTCGTCCATCTGCTGGCGGAGCTGCTGGAGAACGCCACCACGTTCTCCTCGCCGCAGACCAAGGTGCGGGTGACGGCCACCCGGCTGCCCGACGGCCGGGTGATGGTCGAGATCCATGACAAGGGCATCGGTCTGACCCCCGAGGACTTCGCCGACATCAACCACAAGCTGGCCAACCCGCCGGTGGTGGACGCGGCCGTCTCCCAGCGCATGGGGCTCTTCGTGGTCGGCCGGCTGGCCGACCGGCACGGGATCCGGGTCCAGCTCCGCCCCTCGGGCGAGCAGGCGGGCACGACCTCGCTGGTCATGCTCCCCGAGCCGATCACCCGCGG
The nucleotide sequence above comes from Streptomyces clavuligerus. Encoded proteins:
- a CDS encoding DUF742 domain-containing protein, with protein sequence MTPPTASHDPYGAQSDYGFEGDQPLVRPYAMTGGRTRPRYQLAIEALVSTTADPALLAGLLPEHQRICHLCREVKSVAEVSALLSMPLGVARILVADLAEAGMVAIHQPGNGDAGGTPDVTLLERVLSGLRKL
- a CDS encoding GTP-binding protein is translated as MDFGSSSGDAGGQSRSTTSAKIVVAGGFGVGKTTFVGAVSEINPLRTEAVMTSASAGIDDLTHTGDKTTTTVAMDFGRITLDQDLILYLFGTPGQDRFWFMWDDLVRGAIGAVVLVDTRRLADCFPAVDYFENSGLPFVIALNGFDGHQPYSPEEVREALQIGPDTPIITTDARHRADAKSALITLVEHALMARLK
- a CDS encoding sensor histidine kinase, producing MRRSKNSSAEQQARGNFTPPQRAVAEPVDVPAADPPAASGGLAARLAPRNWRVPTRLNAILLLPVLVGLVMGGLQVKSSIDTWGEAQDAERTARVVRAAAQYGAALLNERDLTARPLLTATTPEERRSDEVKRAYAATDAAKAAFDRTVKDMPSGQGLERRLTLFRSEEPRLKELREAAYTTSLDPVRTEEGYVQVQHSLMEFGNELGLGTGNVTSYGRMVYAIQLAKAAESLQRSIGMHLLVRPSDKPDVFQKQTIAFNSYNYLEQIAIAEFASGGTQADVDRLQSVMNVRAAEDEKKLQETGANPPKENESVFTGMARRIGTGTAPKDLAKQDITPETWMAVATNRFEGYRQVEQELMDGAVREASAIASDARRDAFVNGAITVVALLVAFVLGGAAARQMSRSMQRLRTAAFGVAEQRLPMLVDQLSRTEPGRVDTRVEPIPIDSRDEIGEVARAFDQVHREAVRLAAEQAMLRGNVNAIFTNLSRRNQSLIEGQLTLITELENSEADPDQLASLFRLDHLATRMRRNGENLLILAGEDPGSRWDQPIPLVDVLRAASSEVESYERIELSGVPETDIHGRAVTDLVHLLAELLENATTFSSPQTKVRVTATRLPDGRVMVEIHDKGIGLTPEDFADINHKLANPPVVDAAVSQRMGLFVVGRLADRHGIRVQLRPSGEQAGTTSLVMLPEPITRGGGGEGQADGGLSDFTVSQIIPEQESFSAGPVRTAAELGFDDSRYEAHQGSPRPGAVNRSLKRGERRAALEAQTHHGARPGPAPQGPAGQGGQGGPGGQDTQGFPSVGSGQGVPSGQSVQSGPGAPGYGQPGQGAPFGEQFPAGQGFPGPSGQQPYPGPQGGYAQGPAHPGADAYTAHTAADGYTGYPTGPEGRAPFGPAGAGVLPAGPSAAVGLPGTDGYTEDSFQAVQPGGSPYGDAYVHQPHQGDWTEQTSYPSAFEPIFQPEPEAAPTHLDGPGNGPERVGFDRPGQSPGSGHELTGAGLPRRGSPKAPQQPREQWRQPVEEAPRSDRSEALGDTRSSAESSAERAANDERWQRAEKLREPKAGGVTSSGLPRRVPKANLIEGAAEQTAQRGPQVSRAPEDVRGRLSNLRRGVQRGRSAGVDTNGPGFDPGSTYNQER